A genomic window from Streptomyces sp. NBC_00234 includes:
- a CDS encoding CoA-transferase subunit beta, whose product MTTRAVTRAEYCVIACAEAWRDNGEVLASPMGLIPSVGARLARRTFSPGLLLTDGEALIVGPDGTTEGWLPYRQHLAMVTGGRRHVMMGASQIDRFGNQNISCIGDWNRPARQLLGVRGAPVNTLNNPVSYWVPKHSLRVFVERVDMISGVGYDSAAAAGPSAARYHRIPRVVTDLGVFDFATPDHSMRLASLHPGVTVEQVRAATGFTLTIADEVPDTREPTDEELRLIREVIDPAGTRDREVRV is encoded by the coding sequence ATGACGACACGGGCGGTCACCCGGGCCGAGTACTGCGTGATCGCGTGCGCCGAAGCCTGGCGCGACAACGGCGAGGTGCTCGCCAGCCCGATGGGCCTGATCCCGTCCGTCGGCGCCCGTCTCGCCCGGCGCACCTTCTCCCCCGGGCTTCTCCTCACCGACGGCGAGGCACTGATCGTCGGCCCCGACGGCACCACGGAGGGCTGGCTGCCGTACCGCCAGCACCTGGCCATGGTCACCGGCGGACGGCGGCACGTGATGATGGGCGCCAGTCAGATCGACCGCTTCGGCAACCAGAACATCTCCTGCATCGGTGACTGGAACCGCCCCGCCCGACAGCTCCTCGGGGTCCGCGGCGCACCGGTCAACACCCTGAACAACCCGGTCAGTTACTGGGTCCCGAAGCACTCGCTCCGGGTCTTCGTCGAACGCGTCGACATGATCAGCGGCGTCGGTTACGACAGCGCCGCGGCGGCGGGCCCTTCGGCGGCCCGCTACCACCGCATCCCGCGGGTCGTCACCGACCTCGGGGTCTTCGACTTCGCGACCCCCGACCACTCCATGCGGCTGGCCTCGCTGCACCCCGGGGTCACCGTCGAACAGGTCCGCGCGGCCACCGGATTCACGCTGACGATCGCGGACGAGGTCCCGGACACCCGCGAACCCACGGACGAGGAGCTCCGCCTGATCCGCGAGGTCATCGACCCCGCGGGCACCCGCGACCGCGAGGTACGGGTCTGA
- a CDS encoding NAD(P)H-dependent flavin oxidoreductase, which produces MRTPLTELVGIRHPIVQTGMGWVAGPRLVSATAEAGALGILASATMTTDQLRTAVREVNSRTSAPFGVNLRADAGDARERVRIIVEEGVKVASFALAPSRDLIAELKDAGVVVIPSVGARRHAEKVAAWGADAVIVQGGEGGGHTGDVATTVLLPQVVDAVGIPVIAAGGFHDGRGLVAALAYGAAGIAMGTRFLLTSDSTVPDAVKARYLAAGVKDVTVTRAVDGLPHRMLRTEMVAALEGAGRVRALATAVRSASAFRRISGLSRRRMVRDGLATKHGKDLSWSQILLAANTPMLLKAAMVDGRTDLGVMASGQVAGVIEDLPSVADLVDRVMEEARRTLGALPPV; this is translated from the coding sequence ATGCGCACCCCGCTCACCGAACTCGTCGGCATCCGGCACCCGATCGTGCAGACGGGCATGGGCTGGGTCGCCGGCCCCCGGCTCGTCTCCGCCACCGCCGAGGCGGGCGCACTCGGCATCCTGGCCTCCGCGACGATGACCACCGACCAGCTGCGCACGGCGGTGCGCGAGGTCAACTCCCGTACGAGCGCGCCGTTCGGAGTGAATCTGCGCGCGGATGCCGGTGACGCCCGCGAGCGGGTGCGGATCATCGTGGAGGAGGGGGTGAAGGTGGCGTCCTTCGCGCTTGCCCCGTCGAGGGATCTGATCGCGGAGCTGAAGGACGCGGGTGTCGTCGTCATTCCGTCGGTCGGCGCACGGCGCCATGCCGAGAAGGTCGCCGCGTGGGGTGCGGACGCGGTGATCGTGCAGGGCGGCGAGGGGGGCGGGCACACGGGTGACGTGGCAACGACCGTGCTGCTGCCGCAGGTTGTGGACGCGGTCGGCATCCCGGTGATCGCGGCGGGCGGGTTCCACGACGGCCGGGGCCTGGTCGCGGCACTGGCCTACGGGGCCGCCGGGATCGCGATGGGGACGCGGTTCCTGCTGACGTCGGACTCCACGGTCCCGGACGCGGTGAAGGCCCGCTATCTGGCGGCGGGCGTCAAGGACGTCACGGTGACGAGGGCCGTGGACGGGCTGCCGCACCGGATGCTGCGTACGGAGATGGTGGCCGCGCTGGAAGGTGCGGGCCGGGTGAGGGCCCTGGCGACGGCGGTGCGCAGTGCGTCAGCCTTCCGACGGATCTCCGGGCTGAGCCGACGCCGGATGGTGCGTGACGGCCTCGCGACGAAACACGGCAAGGACCTGTCGTGGAGCCAGATCCTGCTGGCCGCCAACACCCCCATGCTGCTGAAGGCCGCCATGGTCGACGGCCGGACGGATCTCGGGGTGATGGCGTCGGGCCAGGTCGCGGGGGTCATCGAGGACCTGCCGAGCGTCGCGGACCTGGTGGACCGGGTGATGGAGGAGGCCCGCCGCACCCTGGGGGCCCTGCCACCGGTCTGA
- a CDS encoding DEAD/DEAH box helicase: MTRSERQDRPATTRTRPTRGRGPAQAQATAKASGRGAGKAPARRRATPPQGEFALPETMTPALPAVEAFAELDMPAALLKTLTAQGVTEPFPIQGATLPNSLAGRDILGRGRTGSGKTLAFGLALLARTAGRRSEPRAPLALVLVPTRELAQQVTDALTPYATSVNLRLATVVGGMSISKQSGTLRRGAEVLVATPGRLKDLIERGDCRLDDVAITVLDEADQMADMGFMPQVVALLKQVEPDGQRMLFSATLDKNIDRLVKMFLTDPVVHSVDPSAGAVTTMEHHVLHVMDETDKKAVALKIAAREGRVIMFVDTKRAADRFAKRLLASGVRAAALHGGRSQPQRNRTLDQFKTGQVTALVATNVAARGIHVDDLDLVVNVDPPTDHKDYLHRGGRTARAGESGSVVTLVLPEEKREMTRLMQDAGIDPRTTRIKSSDEELTRITGAREPSGIAIVVEVPQPTQPKPRTRSGGGAAGATAGGFRSGSRGRGRRGGSGAGGAGGEARSGGTGAGTGAVRGGAGRGGGESRGAGAGRAGSGSGRGGSAARGRRAA, translated from the coding sequence ATGACCCGCTCCGAACGCCAGGACCGACCGGCCACCACCCGCACCCGTCCGACCAGGGGACGTGGCCCGGCCCAGGCACAGGCAACCGCCAAGGCATCCGGCCGGGGAGCCGGCAAGGCACCGGCCCGCCGCCGCGCCACGCCTCCGCAGGGTGAGTTCGCCCTGCCGGAAACCATGACCCCCGCCCTGCCCGCCGTCGAGGCGTTCGCCGAGCTGGACATGCCCGCAGCACTGCTCAAGACGCTCACCGCGCAGGGCGTCACCGAGCCCTTCCCCATCCAGGGCGCCACCCTGCCGAACTCGCTGGCCGGCCGGGACATCCTCGGCCGTGGCCGCACCGGTTCCGGCAAGACGCTGGCCTTCGGCCTTGCCCTGCTCGCCCGTACCGCGGGCCGGCGCTCCGAGCCGCGCGCCCCGCTGGCGCTCGTCCTCGTCCCGACCCGTGAGCTCGCCCAGCAGGTCACCGACGCCCTCACGCCGTACGCGACCTCCGTGAACCTGCGGCTCGCCACCGTCGTCGGCGGAATGTCGATCAGCAAGCAGTCGGGCACGCTGCGCCGCGGCGCCGAGGTGCTCGTCGCCACGCCCGGCCGGCTCAAGGACCTCATCGAGCGCGGCGACTGCCGCCTCGACGACGTCGCGATCACCGTCCTCGACGAGGCCGACCAGATGGCCGACATGGGCTTCATGCCGCAGGTCGTCGCCCTGCTCAAGCAGGTCGAGCCGGACGGACAGCGGATGCTGTTCTCCGCGACCCTGGACAAGAACATCGACCGGCTGGTCAAGATGTTCCTGACCGACCCGGTCGTGCACTCCGTCGACCCGTCCGCCGGTGCGGTCACCACCATGGAGCACCACGTGCTGCATGTCATGGACGAGACCGACAAGAAGGCCGTCGCCCTCAAGATCGCCGCCCGTGAGGGACGCGTGATCATGTTCGTCGACACCAAGCGCGCCGCCGACCGTTTCGCCAAGCGGCTGCTCGCCAGCGGTGTACGGGCTGCCGCCCTGCACGGCGGCCGGTCCCAGCCGCAGCGCAACCGGACCCTGGACCAGTTCAAGACCGGCCAGGTCACCGCGCTCGTCGCGACCAACGTGGCGGCCCGCGGCATCCATGTCGACGACCTCGACCTGGTCGTCAACGTGGACCCGCCCACCGACCACAAGGACTACCTCCACCGCGGCGGGCGCACGGCGCGCGCCGGGGAGTCCGGCAGCGTCGTCACGCTGGTGCTGCCCGAGGAGAAGCGGGAGATGACCCGGCTGATGCAGGACGCCGGCATCGACCCGCGCACCACCCGCATCAAGTCGAGCGACGAGGAACTGACCCGGATCACGGGGGCCCGCGAGCCCTCCGGCATCGCGATCGTCGTCGAGGTCCCGCAGCCGACCCAGCCGAAGCCGCGTACGCGGTCGGGTGGCGGCGCGGCGGGTGCGACGGCCGGCGGATTCCGCTCCGGAAGCCGCGGTCGCGGCCGTCGTGGCGGCTCGGGTGCCGGCGGTGCCGGTGGCGAGGCGCGCTCGGGCGGTACGGGTGCGGGCACCGGTGCGGTCCGTGGTGGCGCAGGCCGTGGCGGCGGCGAGTCCCGTGGCGCCGGGGCGGGCCGCGCGGGCTCCGGCTCCGGTCGCGGCGGCTCGGCCGCACGCGGTCGCCGGGCCGCCTAG
- a CDS encoding cold-shock protein — protein MATGTVKWFNSEKGFGFIEQDGGGADVFAHYSNIATQGFRELQEGQKVSFDVTQGQKGPQAENIVPA, from the coding sequence ATGGCTACTGGAACCGTGAAGTGGTTCAACTCGGAAAAGGGCTTCGGCTTCATCGAGCAGGACGGCGGCGGCGCCGACGTCTTCGCCCACTACTCCAACATCGCCACCCAGGGCTTCCGTGAGCTCCAGGAGGGCCAGAAGGTCTCCTTCGACGTCACGCAGGGCCAGAAGGGCCCGCAGGCGGAGAACATCGTCCCGGCCTAA